A section of the Methanococcus vannielii SB genome encodes:
- a CDS encoding 3-isopropylmalate dehydrogenase, protein MYKICVIEGDGIGKEVIPAAITVLKATGLEFDFNYAEAGDEVFEKTGVALPEKTIEAAKNADAVLFGAAGETAADVIVKLRKILDTYANVRPVKSYNGINCLKTGIDYVIVRENTEGLYAGIEAEIADGITTATRVITRSASEKIFKFAFEMAKNRKEEGKSGKVTCAHKANVLKITDGLFKRTFYDVSKGYNLPAEDFYVDAMNMYIISRPETFDVVVTSNLFGDILSDGAAGMVGGLGMAPSGNVGDKYGLFEPIHGSAPDIAGKQIANPTATILAAVMMLRFLNENKIAEMVEKALEEVLELKLTTPDLGGTLSTSQMAEEVSKRLKN, encoded by the coding sequence GTGTATAAAATCTGCGTAATAGAAGGAGACGGGATCGGGAAAGAAGTAATTCCTGCAGCAATAACCGTTCTTAAAGCAACAGGTTTGGAATTTGATTTTAACTATGCCGAAGCTGGGGACGAAGTTTTTGAAAAGACTGGAGTGGCACTTCCGGAAAAAACCATTGAAGCAGCAAAAAATGCTGATGCAGTACTTTTTGGTGCAGCCGGTGAAACTGCAGCTGACGTTATCGTAAAATTAAGAAAAATATTGGATACTTATGCAAATGTAAGGCCAGTAAAATCTTATAATGGCATAAACTGTTTAAAAACCGGAATTGATTATGTAATTGTAAGGGAAAATACTGAAGGGCTGTATGCTGGAATTGAAGCAGAAATTGCTGATGGAATTACTACTGCTACTAGGGTTATTACAAGGAGCGCTTCTGAAAAAATTTTTAAATTTGCATTTGAAATGGCAAAAAATAGAAAAGAAGAGGGTAAATCTGGAAAGGTAACCTGTGCACATAAAGCAAATGTTTTAAAAATAACTGATGGCCTTTTCAAAAGAACATTTTACGACGTTTCAAAAGGATATAACTTACCCGCTGAAGACTTTTATGTTGATGCAATGAATATGTATATTATTTCAAGGCCTGAAACTTTTGACGTAGTTGTTACTTCAAACCTTTTTGGAGATATTCTTTCAGACGGTGCAGCAGGAATGGTTGGGGGACTTGGAATGGCCCCATCTGGAAATGTAGGGGATAAATACGGATTATTTGAACCAATTCACGGTTCAGCTCCAGATATTGCGGGAAAACAGATTGCAAATCCTACTGCAACTATTTTAGCCGCTGTTATGATGCTTAGGTTTTTAAATGAAAATAAAATTGCAGAAATGGTTGAAAAAGCACTTGAAGAAGTACTTGAGCTTAAACTTACAACTCCAGATTTGGGTGGAACCCTTTCAACCAGTCAGATGGCAGAAGAAGTATCAAAAAGACTTAAAAATTAA
- the purC gene encoding phosphoribosylaminoimidazolesuccinocarboxamide synthase gives MDYDILKIMEKAPLYSGKAKSVYEIEGTDEVLVEFRDDITAGNGLKHDVKSGKGYLNTIISVELFKLLEENGVQTHFIKYVEPSHMISKKVDIIPLEVIVRNVAAGSLCKKYPFESGKDLETPILQFDYKNDDYGDPMLNNEIAIALNLATEEELAEIKKLALEVNTVLKNYFDTIGIILVDFKIEVGKTSDGKIIVADEISPDTMRLWDKETKDVLDKDVFRKDLGDVLEKYRIVAKKIGCLK, from the coding sequence ATGGACTACGATATCTTGAAAATCATGGAAAAAGCCCCACTTTATTCTGGAAAAGCTAAATCCGTTTACGAAATTGAAGGAACGGATGAAGTTTTAGTGGAATTTAGGGACGATATTACCGCAGGAAATGGTTTAAAACATGATGTAAAGTCCGGTAAAGGTTACTTAAACACAATAATTTCTGTAGAGTTATTTAAATTACTCGAAGAAAATGGTGTTCAAACACACTTTATCAAGTATGTGGAACCAAGCCACATGATTTCAAAAAAAGTCGATATTATCCCCCTTGAAGTAATCGTTAGAAACGTTGCTGCTGGAAGTTTGTGTAAAAAATACCCATTTGAATCCGGTAAAGACTTAGAAACGCCGATTTTACAGTTTGACTATAAAAATGATGATTACGGCGACCCTATGTTAAATAATGAGATTGCAATTGCTTTAAACCTTGCAACTGAAGAAGAATTGGCAGAAATTAAAAAACTTGCTTTAGAAGTAAATACGGTTCTTAAAAATTATTTTGATACAATCGGGATAATTTTGGTTGATTTTAAAATTGAAGTTGGAAAAACTTCTGATGGAAAAATAATAGTTGCAGATGAAATCAGTCCTGATACCATGAGGCTGTGGGATAAAGAAACTAAAGACGTGCTTGATAAAGACGTATTTAGAAAAGATCTTGGAGATGTCTTAGAAAAATATAGAATCGTTGCTAAAAAAATTGGATGCTTAAAATAA
- a CDS encoding DUF123 domain-containing protein — MDPIESNFDGFLDILSEKLKKDAVVDQISKNSTFEERAFKILVSTSLSARTKDETTAKVSKNLFRVIQNPEDLLNIPINELEKLVYPAGFYKTKSKNLKELGKILVEKYNSKIPNSIDELVKLPGVGRKTANLVMTLAFSEDAICVDTHVHRITNRLNYVDTKNPNETEMALRKKLPKKYWKQINNSLVIFGQDICGFVPKCSSCFPEIKKICPYYSSILEILKIYEKYNFKKVSKTKIPRERGTYVLRIKINNSKNILVGKKEIQFEKGDYFYIGSAMGNSLNLYNRINRHLSDEKKKRWHIDYLLEFGNIKEIYVTDGSFECSVSKDFEAILKGIFGFGCSDCKCKSHLYFLKP; from the coding sequence ATGGACCCGATTGAAAGTAATTTTGATGGATTTTTAGATATTTTAAGCGAAAAATTAAAAAAAGATGCAGTTGTAGATCAAATTTCTAAAAATTCAACTTTTGAAGAACGGGCATTTAAAATTTTAGTTTCCACAAGTTTAAGCGCAAGAACAAAAGATGAAACTACTGCAAAAGTCTCAAAAAATCTTTTTAGAGTAATACAAAATCCAGAAGACCTTTTAAATATTCCAATTAACGAGTTAGAAAAGCTTGTTTATCCGGCTGGCTTTTATAAAACAAAATCTAAAAACTTAAAAGAACTTGGAAAAATCTTGGTTGAAAAGTACAATTCAAAAATCCCAAATTCAATCGATGAACTTGTAAAACTTCCAGGAGTCGGTAGAAAAACTGCAAACCTAGTAATGACTCTTGCATTTAGTGAAGATGCAATATGTGTTGATACGCACGTTCATAGAATTACAAATCGTTTAAATTACGTAGATACGAAAAACCCTAATGAAACAGAAATGGCCCTAAGAAAAAAGCTTCCAAAAAAATACTGGAAACAAATAAATAACAGTTTAGTAATTTTCGGGCAAGATATATGTGGTTTTGTTCCAAAATGCAGTTCTTGTTTTCCCGAGATTAAAAAAATATGCCCTTATTATAGTTCGATTTTAGAAATTTTAAAGATTTATGAAAAATATAATTTTAAAAAGGTTTCAAAAACAAAAATTCCAAGAGAACGTGGAACTTACGTGTTAAGAATAAAGATAAATAATTCAAAGAATATTTTAGTTGGGAAAAAAGAAATTCAATTTGAAAAAGGAGATTATTTTTATATCGGTTCTGCAATGGGCAATTCATTAAATCTTTATAACCGGATAAACCGCCACTTATCGGATGAAAAAAAGAAACGGTGGCATATAGATTATTTACTGGAATTTGGAAACATTAAGGAAATATATGTTACAGATGGCAGTTTTGAGTGCAGTGTTTCAAAAGATTTTGAAGCTATTCTAAAGGGAATTTTTGGCTTTGGATGTAGCGATTGCAAATGTAAAAGCCACCTTTACTTTTTAAAACCATAA
- the serB gene encoding phosphoserine phosphatase SerB codes for MVAKPVKKLILFDLDSTLIDCEVIDEIAKLAGVEGEVKKITNDAMKGNLKFEDSLKQRVIFLKGLESEKIDFFVQKIPIMNGAKELILELKKIGYVTGVVSGGFTFAANEVKKILSLDYAYSNTLLSNDGRLTGEVIGPVMGESAKGDILEEIAKKENISLENTVVVGDGANDISMFEKAGFRIAFCAKEILKSKADVCIDKKDLREILDYLK; via the coding sequence ATGGTGGCTAAACCTGTTAAAAAACTTATTTTGTTTGATTTAGATAGTACCCTTATAGACTGCGAAGTTATTGATGAAATTGCAAAACTTGCAGGAGTGGAAGGGGAAGTTAAAAAAATAACAAATGATGCAATGAAGGGCAACCTTAAATTTGAAGATTCTTTAAAACAGCGTGTTATATTTTTAAAGGGCCTTGAATCCGAAAAAATTGACTTTTTTGTTCAAAAAATTCCAATAATGAATGGAGCAAAAGAACTTATTTTAGAACTTAAGAAAATTGGTTATGTTACTGGAGTTGTAAGTGGGGGATTTACTTTTGCAGCCAATGAGGTTAAAAAAATACTTTCACTTGACTATGCTTATTCAAACACTCTTTTGTCAAATGACGGTAGGCTTACAGGTGAAGTAATTGGCCCAGTTATGGGTGAATCTGCAAAAGGCGATATTTTAGAAGAAATTGCAAAAAAAGAGAATATTTCCCTTGAAAATACGGTGGTAGTTGGGGATGGTGCAAATGACATTAGCATGTTTGAAAAAGCAGGATTTAGAATTGCTTTTTGTGCCAAGGAAATTTTAAAGTCAAAAGCTGACGTATGCATAGATAAAAAAGACTTAAGAGAAATATTGGACTATTTAAAATAA
- a CDS encoding DUF7121 family protein, translating to MDYNTIKIKLDQINNQIKELYEKSKELKDIRDTANDDVKKYKDLREDINNHVKEQIEEIRVLKQKRAEMLNEFKSMKISKNYLSQKIEQLENTLQTKPMSLDQEKEIIKDIESYQKLYEKAKELEELNETIKTKSDGISLLVNQSSDEHRKVLENAKISAETHQDLLKTYAKINELKSKASEMYDELKEQKIKEMAEEEF from the coding sequence ATGGATTACAATACGATAAAAATTAAACTTGACCAAATAAATAATCAGATAAAAGAGCTCTATGAAAAATCTAAGGAATTAAAAGATATTAGAGATACTGCAAATGATGATGTTAAAAAATATAAGGATTTAAGGGAAGATATAAATAACCATGTAAAAGAGCAGATTGAAGAAATACGTGTTTTAAAGCAGAAACGGGCAGAAATGCTAAATGAATTTAAATCCATGAAGATTAGCAAAAATTATCTTTCACAAAAAATTGAACAGCTTGAAAATACGCTTCAAACAAAGCCGATGTCACTTGACCAAGAAAAAGAGATTATAAAAGATATTGAGTCTTATCAAAAACTTTATGAAAAGGCAAAAGAGCTCGAAGAGTTAAACGAAACTATAAAAACAAAGTCTGATGGCATATCTCTTCTTGTAAATCAATCTTCAGATGAGCATAGAAAGGTGCTTGAGAATGCAAAAATAAGTGCTGAAACTCACCAAGACCTTTTAAAAACCTATGCAAAAATAAACGAGTTAAAGTCAAAGGCTTCAGAAATGTATGATGAATTAAAGGAGCAGAAGATAAAAGAAATGGCAGAAGAAGAATTTTAA
- the amrS gene encoding AmmeMemoRadiSam system radical SAM enzyme, which yields MLKEALFYEFLENSSSVKCNLCYKHCKISIGKRGICGGRKNISGKLYSINYGKLCATAIDQIEKKPLFNYRPKTSVFSIASAGCNFKCMHCQNWEISQALPEEIPFTELTPKEVLNLAKNYHCEGIAYTYTEPTIFYEFMKDTIDASKNMNLFNVMITNGYIEKEPLKKLGIDAMNIDIKGNSEFYKKVCFGELEPVLETCVLAKKLGIHVEITNLIVPKYNDNQKDIEFIVNFVKDELGIDTPLHFTAFYPTYKLTNIEKTSINTLKKARDIGVNAGLHYVYVGNVPYGTGYNTYCPNCGETLIERFSYQRPNINLNTDSKVPNCPKCGEKVNITI from the coding sequence ATGTTAAAAGAAGCACTTTTTTACGAGTTTCTTGAAAATTCTTCTAGCGTCAAATGCAATTTATGCTATAAACACTGTAAAATATCTATTGGAAAACGGGGAATATGTGGCGGTAGAAAAAACATTTCAGGTAAACTTTATTCTATAAACTATGGAAAGTTATGTGCAACTGCAATTGACCAAATTGAAAAAAAGCCATTATTTAATTATCGGCCAAAAACAAGTGTTTTTTCAATTGCAAGTGCAGGGTGTAACTTTAAGTGTATGCACTGCCAAAACTGGGAAATAAGTCAGGCATTGCCAGAAGAAATTCCATTTACTGAGTTGACTCCCAAAGAGGTTTTAAATCTTGCTAAAAATTACCATTGCGAGGGAATTGCTTATACGTACACGGAACCAACAATATTTTATGAGTTTATGAAGGATACAATAGATGCTTCAAAAAACATGAATTTATTTAATGTAATGATTACAAATGGATATATTGAAAAAGAACCATTAAAAAAGCTTGGAATAGATGCTATGAATATAGATATTAAGGGAAATAGTGAATTTTATAAAAAAGTATGCTTTGGGGAACTTGAACCGGTTTTAGAAACGTGTGTTTTAGCAAAAAAGCTTGGAATTCATGTCGAAATAACTAACCTCATAGTTCCAAAATATAATGACAATCAAAAAGATATCGAGTTTATTGTAAATTTTGTAAAAGATGAACTTGGAATAGATACTCCACTTCACTTTACTGCATTTTATCCAACTTACAAATTAACTAATATTGAAAAAACAAGTATTAATACCCTTAAAAAAGCAAGGGATATCGGGGTAAATGCAGGATTACACTACGTATATGTTGGCAACGTTCCTTATGGTACTGGATATAATACTTACTGCCCAAACTGTGGGGAAACATTAATAGAACGGTTTAGTTATCAACGACCAAATATTAATTTAAATACGGATTCAAAAGTTCCTAACTGCCCAAAATGCGGTGAAAAAGTAAATATTACTATTTAA
- a CDS encoding chorismate--pyruvate lyase family protein, translating to MNYVNVQPYKLIGNLSVIHGLKNEEKILLGTDGSITNLLEIIFGQEVMVRTIYQEIVDNINYRSVVLYVNEIPLIYATSKTPLENIGERKIRETIKKDLLSADIPIGKILRNHNLETRREIIDISVKEASKEAKNLLVPKRKYVPQRTYNIIYNQKVLMEITEVFNLSDYL from the coding sequence ATGAATTATGTTAATGTACAACCTTACAAATTAATAGGGAACCTTTCAGTAATACATGGTTTAAAAAACGAAGAAAAAATTCTTCTTGGAACTGACGGAAGTATAACAAACCTTTTAGAAATAATTTTTGGACAAGAGGTGATGGTAAGAACAATTTATCAGGAAATAGTGGATAATATAAATTATAGATCTGTAGTATTATATGTAAACGAGATTCCATTAATATATGCTACATCTAAAACTCCTTTAGAAAATATAGGCGAACGTAAAATTCGTGAAACGATAAAAAAAGACCTTTTATCAGCAGATATACCAATTGGTAAAATTTTAAGAAACCATAACCTCGAAACTAGGCGAGAAATTATAGATATCAGTGTTAAAGAAGCTTCAAAAGAGGCTAAAAACTTACTAGTGCCTAAGAGAAAATACGTTCCCCAAAGAACGTACAATATAATTTATAACCAAAAAGTATTGATGGAGATAACTGAAGTATTTAACTTGAGCGATTACCTCTAG